The window TTCAGCTCTTTAAACCATTTAAGAATGGTTAACCTATCATCTTTCTCAATGACAAATGGTGCCCTTGGCTTGAACCACTTCCCATTGTCCTTCAAATGCAAATGCTGCTTAGGGCGATGGCATATTTCTTCTAgatcttttcttgccttcacatTATCTTTAGTTTTATTAGGAATGTCAAAGCATGTGTTCCATATAGCTTCTGCTACATTTTTCTCATTGTGCATCACATCGATGTTGTGCCTAAGCTTCAGTTTATCAAAGTATGGAAGATCCCAAAAGCAGCTTATGTGGGTCCAGTTGTGCAATTTATTATAGTTATCTGTGTCATATACATTTGCAACCATGTGAGCTCGCACTTCCTCCCCTGTCAAACGCCTTGGTGGCCCCTCAAGCACTATTGTATCCTTTCTAAATGAATTGGCTTCGGTTCTGAACTCATGGTCAGGAGGTAGAAAGCGCCTATGGCAATCAAACCAGCAAGCCTTACGCCCATGCGGAAGTCTAAATGATTTTGAATCACTCAAGCATTCTGTGCAAGCTAGCTTCCCATGAGTGCTCCACCCAGCAAACATACCAAAAGCAGGGAAATCATGGACTGACCATAGAAAAGCTGCTTTCATTAAAAAGTTTCTCTTCACAGAGGCATCCCATGTATTAACCCCCAGCCACAGTTGCATAAGCTCATCTGCTAATGGTTGCATTAGAATGCCCAAATTCTTTCCAGGATGTTCAGGACCAGGTATCACAAGACTAAGAAATATAAACTCTGGCTTTAAGAGAAAACCAGGGGGGAGGTTTAACGGAGCTACAAACACTGGCCAGCACGTGTACGGAGCAGCAACCAAACTATATGGTGTAAAACCATCTGTAGCTATGACAAGTCGCACACTTCTCGGATCACATGAAAATTCTGGAAAATCCTTATCAAAATCTTGCCAAGCCTCACCATCACATGGGTGGACCATCTTATCAGACCCGGAAGGAGTGTGAGAACGCATAAGCTTTGCGGTCTCCTCATTGGCATACAACCTTTGCAATCTATCTTTTAGAGGGAGGTACCGCAAAACTTTACGTGGGATTTTCTTTTGGCCTTCCTCGTAACGAGATGTGCCACAAAAGTCACACTTCTCTTTATGTTTGTTATCTTTGTAATACAACATGCAATTATTTTTGCACACATCTATTTTGACATATGGCATCCCAAGACCTTCTAAGAGTTTCTTGGATTGGTAGAAGTCTTCGGACAAATTAGATTCAGGAGGCAAAAGTTCATGGATTATTTTTAAGGTATCATCAAAATGTGCAATGGACATGTTGTATTGTGATTTCATAGCCAGCAAACGAGCTACAGCAGAAAGACGTGAGTGTTTTGTGTTCTCATGTACCAATTCATCGGCACTACTGACCATCCTATAAAAAGCCTTGGCAGAGGAGGTTGGCTCCTCAGTAACCGGTGGAAGATGGCTACCACCTAAGTCAACCAACATATTGTCCATTCGATCAGTTTCATTACAGCCCTCTTGATGTACTAAAGGGACAGATCCATCAGCAGCAGCTACAAAACTCTCACCATGTTCTGTCCAGATTTTGTAATTTGGCTTATACCCATGTTTATACAAGTGTTTCTCTACAATGTGCCTTTCTTGCGGAAAATAATTCCGACATTTGGCGCATGGACACTTAATTTTACCACCTTCAGCTACGGAAGAGAAGGCCCGGTCTATAAATCGTGCAGTTTCTTCAAGCCATATATTAGAAGGGACTTGACCAAACACCCATCCACTATACATCCAATCACGGTTCTCCATTATTTAACCAAGAACTCATACTGAAATAAAATTCACAGAAATGGGGCTATTTCAGAAAAATAATAGCATACTAAAGGGCAACAGCACAAATAACAATTCACAAAAAGACAATTGTTTCAGACATAAATTTAAGAGCTCAAAGCTATAACTTACCAATATACTTGTTCAAGCTGGGAAATTACGGCGTCAAAAAGGGTGGCCAGCCAACTCCCCTAGCTGTTCACTGATTTCTGGAATATGAAAAGATAAGATTATTCTAGGATTTATAGATCTTAAATTCactttaaataaataaataaatagcaggtaGGTGTCACGGAAGCTACAACCTAGAAAAAATGAACAGTTAGATGGTCATGTACATAAGCTACATGCTAGCTGTTCACTGATGTTGCTACAGAAGCTCTAACTTACGTCTAAGAACAACCAAAACTAATCTGTCCAAATCAACTTGCACACCAAAGAACTGTACATGGTCATGTACAACTAGTTTTGCGTTGGAACCCATAAAAATTGGTGTTtgaacttatccaaatcaaccgtaTACTAATCAGATGTGCCTAAATTAGTTCCAACGAAGCTTGTACGCTACACAAGAAATAGAGCAAACAAATCGTAGATCTAGGAAAAGAAGGTAATATATTACCAGAGATATGGAGAATGGGGACTTGTGAGGCAGCGAGTAGAGGAGTACAGGCAGCCGGAGGTGAAGACGTGTAAATCTGAATGGGGGGACAAGTACGGGAGCTTGGTGGGGGGCAGATGCTGGTGCTCCGGCGGGTGGCGAGGCAGAGACCGGCACTACGCAAGTGGTGAGGAAGATGCAGGCGGAAGGACGGCCTTCCGCAGGGAGGGGAGGCAGCCGCGACGGTAGATGGGAGGATGGTGTAGCTGCTGCCACGGCGGTGGACCTgcggatggtgtggcggcggcggcggtggaccggaggatggtgtggcggcggtggcggtggaccggaggatggtgtggcggcggctccggctgtGGACCGGACGATGCTGGCGGCGGCGGTGAAGCGCAGGATTGGATTGGGGATCGAGAGGATTCTGGAGACTACGACTGAATTGGGGATGGAGGCTGTACGTGTTTGCCCTCTCCTTTTGTATTGGGCCTAACTCTGTGAGCCCAAACACACAGGAAAATAGAGAAAAGGGTGGGCCTCCCCGGAAAAATGCGCGCGCAATAAAAACCCGATGGCGCGAAGCGGCAGCCCGCGGGCGCGAAGGGCCGAATGCGATTCCTGTGGGCCGTGACGCACAGGGATATACTTTTCCTGTGCGCCTGCTCAGAACCTACAGGAATATGGTGAAAAAACCTGTCGGTCAGTGTCTGGCCCACAGTAAAATGACATTTTCCTGGGAGTCTACGCGGGGCCCACGGGAATATATGTTGGCTCACAGGCTTAATCACGATTCTGGTAGTGTTAATTGCGCATGGTGCCAGCATGCTAATATTTGAGCGTCTCCTACTATGCAGTGACCCATATAAAGTGCAGGTAATAAATTGTTGTACTTTCAGTAGGGTGGACTGCCGGTTGGCATGTGAGGAGCATAAGTACGCATACTATTGTTGTCGTTGTTGTCCCGTCGGTAGCCATACTCATGGTTGATTGGCTAATCTGGCATCAAAAGCAAAGAGTAGTTGCATCCCAGAACTCTGAAAGATTGTCGACGGTCTTATTTGTGGCTGCTCACGTTCTCCAGGTTTGCGGAACATGCGGTTTGTTGGGCTACTACAACCATAAACTCAAGACATccttctgttcattctgcaaaaaTGGGGAAAACATGGCCCAAGTGACGATGCCATATGCCTGCAAGCTTTTGTTTCAGGTACCGCAGAAGGGGGAAGCGAGAATGGTTCTTTTCGTGACCATTATTAATTGTTTTCTTGGGATTTTGCTTACCCTCTCCTAGTTAAGTTAAGGTCATGACGCCGGTCCTTTTGCCTAATTTTTTGTTGCTCCGATAATCCTCATTTCCTTTCAAGTTGCTTGTGCACCTCTGAAAAACCTTATTTGTAAATCTACCTGCAGAAATTTTCGTTGCCCATACATACCCAAACAAAGTGGTTCTGAAACCTTATTAGATTCTGAAACATTATTTCTAGGACGCTTGAACCCTGTCGTGTATGGTGAACGAACTCTCATTGTGTCGCCTGGCCATCTTTTTCAGGAACTGCAGTCGATGAACATTGTGCCACGCCTGAAATTAACCAAAGAATGACTTGTAACACGATTGTGGGCCGTTGATCTCGAAGGGTGATTGGAGCGTCTGAGGCGAACCGGTCCGGCATGATTCCTGAAGGCTGAATGTGTGTAAAAAAGTTTATCCAAGAGCTCTCGGCATTTTTTGGTGTATATATTTGAGATGCGAAACTAGTTCTGTAGCTTGATACAAAGATTAAGTAACATGTCAGCTACATTGGCACGTTCGTTTCCACGACTGTAACCAGGTATCTTGATATGTGTATACATACTGCATACGTCCTCTGTCGCTTGCAACATGGAGCACTAGATGATAAAAGAGTCATATCATTACATACTTGATGAATATAGCGATGTATGCCGAATAGAGCAATATATACTGGTGACGTTTGCTCAATATATATAATCTGTTGTTCAGATTAATGAGATGATGGCGAGGGAGATGACGGCGTGCTGGAACAGGCGCCGGCCCTCCCCTTCCATGGGCGGCTGCAATCCCTGCTCCTTGAACTCGTCGTTGCAGGTCACTGGCGCGTCGGTGGTggcggccatcttcatcttggCGTCAGAATAACTTCCATCCtcgatggcggcgatggcgtcgtcgAGGTCGACCATGGCGTCCCGGAACACGTCTATGCAGGCGTTGAGGCAGGACCACCTTGTCGACCTCGTTGCCTCCTTGCCCCGGAGCGCTGCCATGCCGGAGTCCATGCCCGCCACCCCCGCCCGCACCAGCTTGGCCGAGATGAGGGCGAGCCCGTGGAGGTCGGCGTCGCGACCGGTGGGGTCAGCTGAGAGGGAGGCGACGCAAAGGGCGTAGTCCACGTTGTGGTTGTTCTCGCCGCATCTCTGGCAGGTCTCGGCGATGATGTCGTCGCCGTAAGGGAGCCGGATGATGGCGCCGGTGGAGGACATCGCCGGGGGCGGCACGAAtaagagggcggcggcggtgaggaggaAGATGTGGCTCGGTAGCGACGACATGTTCGCTCCGCCTCCTCTACTCGGGGGTAGCGGCCACATTGTTTTCTGCTATACATATAGTGAGAGGAAGAGATAGGTTGAAGGAGGAAATGGGTGTGGCTGGTTGGTGAAGCGTGTGAGGAAGACGGAGTTGCAGGTTTGAGGCTGTGGCTTGCAACTGAAACCGAAGGCTAGTCCGTTAAGCTACTCTTCCTGTCAAATTCAGAGATTCTCAGGGCAAAATCATCTGAATCTCTGCCGGGATCGATttgtttctactccctccgttcccaaatacttatttttctaggcatttcaaatggactcaatatacggatgtatgtagacatattttagagtgtagattcactcattttgcgccgtatgtagtcacttgttaaaatctctagaaagacaagtatttaggaacggagggagtagatcagtagtagtagtagtagaaaaTCCCCATTAAATTAGATACACAGTACACAAATTCATCTTTGTACAGACAGAAAGAAAACAGATGTGATGAGTGAATTCATCTTGTTATTATCATTGCTTTATTTATTGTTTGATGGTGATCAGTAAATCATGGCCTACAATATTCGCTTTTATGGACAATCGATCGAAAACgtaaaaaaaaaaagaagaagaagaaaatggggTTCCAACTACTACACCTGATTATATGTAATAATTAATGGTAATAATCAATCAATAATGAACGATGGGTGATTGCTGACGAGGAAATCCAATCCAATCCGATCCAtgcaaagaagacgacgacgacgatgatctgATCTGATCCATGGCGGCGGCGACGATGCATGATGGATCATTTGGCGGCGGCGTGGGTGAAGCCGATGGCGATGTGGGCGAGGCGCTCGTActcgcggtcgtgggcggcgacggggacggcgcggGCCGGGGCGCCCCTCCAGGCGTCCTCGCAGCTCCGGGACGCGCCCAGCGCCGCCATCAGCTGCTGCATGGCCAGCCCGTACACGTTGGCCTGCAGGTTGTCCAGCGCGTCGCGGAGCAGGTCGGCGGCGCCGCCGTACTGCTCCAGGCAGTGCTCGAACCGCGCGCGCGAGGCGGCGCCCTCGGCCTCCGCCTCGAGCTCCGCCAGGTCCTCGATCTTGGCCTCCGTGCTGGCGGCGTGGTCGACGGCGATCCGCGTGGCCAGCACCGCCAGCCCGTGGATCCCCGCGGAGGCCGACGCGTCGGCGCTGCGCGCGTCCGCGCTCAGGGACCGCACGCAGTGCTCGTAGTCCACGCCGTGGTGCGTGTCGGAGGCGCCCCGGCACGCCGCCTCCACGCTCACCGGGGTCGCGCACGACTCCGGCGCGTCCcactcgcccgccgccgccgccggcgccgccaggaggaggaggaggaggagggcgccgACGACGATGCGCACCGTGAGCCCCATTGCTGCGTGCGCCTGCTCTGGCCGGCCGGCGATCGCGCTCTGACCGGGGGCCGATGGAGCGATCGATCAAGGAGGAAGGAAGAAGGTTGTGCTGGAGCGAGGGAGGAGGAAAGATCGATCGCGAGGCGTGGGGGTATTAATAGCTAGCGGGTTGGTCGATCGGGGAAGGTGGAGATGGAGGAGAGGCGGGGAGGAAGCCTCGGCCTCGATCGGCCTCGGCGCCATTGGTGCGCTGCCGCATCACGGTCGAGCTCCTGTTTTTAGCCATGGCCGcgtgcatgcacgcacgcacgcaccaagCAAGTTTGAATGCTTCAGACATGCATGCTCCTGTTTTTAGCGGAGGAGAGACGATTAGGATGGCCCACCAGGCAGAACGGTCAGGAGCACTGGAGCAACGCCGACGTAGCCATGATCCCAGCCGTCCCTGTCAGAAAAAAATCTGATATTCTTTTTAATGCTATTTTCATACATGGGTGTCCTGACTCCTGAGTGCCCGCTACACATCCGTGTTCATTTTCGAGAAGAATGGGTGCCCGGGATATCCGCGACGCAAGAATTATGGTCCGCCATACGTTACATTTAGGGGTTTCTATCTACCCATAcgattttttttatcttttttactGACAGTACAACAAGCACTCAAATAGATGATTTCCTTCTTTTTCCTTCTTCCTTTCACGCGGCCAACTATAACTTTTCGGCATTAGATGATTTCCATGACCTAGCTAGCTAGTACCTAGGATAGATGTTCCACAAAAGTAGTCTCACCATGCGCGACGTAAGCTTGTGACGAAGTAGTCAACAAAGTAGTTGAAATTCATCCTCCACATATTATTTTATTTACCATCAAAGTAGTCAATAAAATAGTCTTTTATGGCTTGGGCGCTTCGTCGTCTAAATGGGTTCTTCCCCTCACCCTTCTCCCAGTGGCGTTATGGCATCACCCGAAACATAAGATTCATCGGTAACTGAAATCGCGACATGCATCCACTCTTCCTGTGCATTGAACTTTTACCCTTTGTATGTGTGTCCTCCATGTTTGTTGCAACTTTGCTCCTAGCTAGACGACACTAATGGAAGATTGCACATCAGACACCGTCGACATCGATCCAAACCTAGTGAGGGGCCAGTTAAGGGAGTAGAGGGCAATCGACGAGATCTAGCGATGCGATGGGGAGTCGTAGGGAAGCATAAACTCAACGACAAAGTGTCGCCAAGAGGAGACCTAAACCCTAGTCGTTGAGCTTGTGCCATTTGGATGGTTAGATAGGGGGAGAAATGGTTCATCAACTTTGCCAGTGAAGCCAACCTCGTTAGTGAAGCTGGATCTGGAATCTGAAACAAACAGACATTTCGAATCAGCTTTACCAGTGAAGCTGGATCTGGATTCAGGTCATTTTTAGTGCAATTCGCTGAAGCACCTCAAAGTGCACTTCGGTGGAGAAGCTGAAGCGGATCTTCAGGTGATTCAAATCCAATCAAAGCTGAAATAACACAGGGTCGTATATAACTGTGAATCCGCTTTGTTATCCCAGGTGTTTCGGATCAGATCAAAGCTGAAACAAACAGGGCCTAGTTTCGACAAGTGAACCAAATTTAGAAAAAAGAACCATAGATTTTTTTTTTGTCATTTGTGATGCAAGTTATAGCTTTCATCAATTACTGAGATGAAGAGAAGTAAAACATAGATAGCAATTGCAATAGAAGACTATTTATTTACTTATTATTTTATTTCACACTTATTTTTTTCTTCGACGGTAGTATCCATATCTTGGCCTCTTCATCCCTCTTTCTCTCcaactgacaccagagccaccaatgTGGCGCATCTACTTAGTCGGGTAGCGGTCATTTTGTCGCCCAACATCACATGGATCTGGTCATGCGATTTGTGTGGATATGTTCATTCCCTAATTATTGAAAGTAAGTCCTCTAAAGAAATTAAGAGCCAATGACAATGTTTTTTGTTCTCAAATTGTTGACACATTATTTCTAGGCGTTGTTAACTTAGTTTGAAAAAAATCCCTAAAGTATCTTATAGTTCTTTCGAATTTACATGAAAATAATTCGAGTTTTagttgttttttttttcaaaacatcTCAGTTTTTCTTTTCCTTCAAATTTAGCTGAAAGAATTCAACACTTCCATGGTGCCCCTGTCGATTTGCTTTACATGGTGTTCACCATAGGCAAACTAACCACGATTGCTCGCACccacccgccgccggcagccataatTTTTGCTTCCCCGATTTAAATCTGGAAATTTGTTGACGACTCATCGTCGGGAGGAACCCACCCGCCGCCGGCAGCCTGCCAACCTTGTTGGGGACGCACTTTGCTGGTGCCCTTCTGGTGGTGACGCCCTTACATTTGGTCTCGAAACCTATAGCCTCGGCATGATCAAGAAGCCAATACTTACCCCTCTGACCGACCTGCGCTACGGAATGGTTCAGCTCTTCCGGGCGGAGGATGGTGGACTTGGCTTCGCGCATTTGGTAGGGCACACCATGCATGAAATTGTGGGTGCTGGGATCAAACCGTGATGGTGTTCCCAGATGGGTGCCTCTGCAAACCTTTCAGATGGAGGAGCTCCTTCCGCGGAGAGTGTTTAGTGGACGCTGCGAATGGGCAAGGATGGGATGGCGGGGTACGACGAGGACACAAATGCGATTATTCTGTCCACGGTGATTGGCGACTTCACGCTCCAAGTTGACACGAGCGAGATCAGCCATATTATCAAGAGAAATGCCGGACGTTGCCATGCTTATTATCCCTACAGAAATTTCTATGCCGCGGGTAATGCCTCCCTACCTACATTATTGCACAAGCAAAAAAAAAAGGTCCAGttattttattttgctggtattcaTTCTAGTTACTTTTGTTAGAGTGCTTGGATCGACCGGATATAGAAGGACACATTGAGTTGTATGTTTGTTTGTATAGCACCAGTGATCACATTGTGATCACATGGAATACTGCAAGTTCTCAAAACCGGCCGCACAAGCAAAAAAAGAAGTCCAATTACTGCAAGTTCTCAAAACCGGCCAGGAACCTACCGGATTTtccctatgtgtgtgtgtgtgtggccagGAACCTACTGCAGTAGGTTCCTAAACCGTTTTTAATGGTTTCTCTTTTAGTTTTgaaattttgtttttattttccttattttattttactttcctTCTTTTTTTTTTGAACATTTCATTCAACGCCTAAACCTGCACAGCCAACTCGCTGGTGACCATGGCAGAGAGATCTGGAGACTGATCAATCCACGAAAGATCAGCCGCTCCTATCTTGTAGCTATAAGAAGCTAGTACATGGGCCAGATTAAAAAAAAAAGCTAGTACATGGGCCGCCTTTTTACATTCCCGGTTATAGAAACTAAAGCTAAAAGACTCAAAATTTGCATGACACAAactgcgcatctcccattgatttttttatatttttttctaaaaaagCTTTTTAGAAATTTTAAACATTGTTCGAAATTTCAAAATTTGTCCAAAAAATTCAGGAAATGAGTGCATTCATTTTTTTTTGCAGTTTTCAAAATTTTGATCAGATTTTAAATTTTTTTCCCTgtttttcaaatttgttcacaaCTCCAAAACTGTTTGTAGTTTCAAAACTTAGTAAGAAATTGCAATTGTTTTCGGGAATTTTAAAATACAGTACAGGCTTCCAAATTTTTGTCAAAAAGTCAAAAAAATATGTAAGAATTGAACAAATATTCCCCGTTTTATAATTTCTTTTCGGAATTTTGAAAAGGTTAACGGTTTCAAAGTTTGTTCAATTTAAAAGGATGTTTGCTAATTTTAGAAATATTTCTCGTTTTATATTTGTTTAGGAATTTCGAAAATGCTAATGTTTTCAAAGTTTtttcaatttaaaaaaatgttcactaatttcagaaaatgttgatgGTATCAAATTTTATTCTTcttttgtaattttgttcatacatTTTTAAAATCTACTTTTTCAGAATCGTAAAATGcttaatttaaaaaaaataaaataattttGAAGTATATTCAGTATTCGTAGAATTGTCAATAGGCGTCAAAAAACGGTTGTTCTTTCAAAAAAATGATTAGTTTTTTTTTTATGTTTTGAGTTTTAAACAGATTTGGAAAGTGTCCGCGTTTCGAAAAACATAcacttttttttcttctaaaagaATGGGCTGGAGTTTCAAAAATCAAaatctgatctggtgttgccattgATTCTTAAAGTAGCtggcattttctttttctttttagacaaGTTGAAGCAGCTGGCTGCTCTGTAGTCATGTACCGCAGATTGGGCTGGGATGGGCTGGGCTTGGATTGGGCTGGGCTGCACCCGTGCTTACAGCCTGCCTACTACTCCTTCGGCGCTCCCCTCACTCACTCCCCACTCCTCATCATCGTCAATCAATCAAACGAAAAAAAAAGAAGCAGTTGGCGGACGGACTGGAGATGAGCGGAGCCGCCGGCGagctcaccgcgccgccgccccgtcgccggcgATCCGGCCGAGGTTTGCCCGCCATTCTCCTCCCCCTCCCGCTCCATCTGACCCAGCAGCTATTCCTGCTTCTTTTCTTCTTAATTTCTCCCCTCCTAGCAGAGCAGAAAACCCTAGCCAGCCAGATTCCCCCCTCCCGATCGAACCCTAACATTCTTCCCCTCCCGCCGCAGCAGCGCAGAGAGAGGAGACGGCGCCGCTGCTGGATCCCGCCGCCGAGGCTCCCCAGGGCCGAGGGTAAGATGCCGCCGATGCCCTCACCCCACCTCCTTATTTTGCACATTGCAATACTACTTACTCTGTGCATATGCCAAAGTGGTGAAGTGGTTGAGGCTGAGACGCCCCCTCTCCTTCTTGCCGCTTGCTTGCCGGGTTCCGTCTTGTGTGTTATCCATGATCAGCAGACATTAGTCGATTTGCGTGTGATTAGTGGCTCCTGGATTTGGTTCGGGTAATGCCTGGCTCTGTGACGTGAGGTGCTACTTGCAAGGTGGATGGGCAAGATGCAGTAGGCCCTAGTGTAGAGAACGCACCTAGCCCGAATCGTCTACTTCAATCAAAGTAACTCAGAATGTTTTCAGTGTTTTGGAAAGTATCTCCTGCTTGATGATTATACACTTGTGTGTTTCGGTTTCTGGATATTCGTGACTGATAGCTTGTTTGTCATGCTTATTAACCTTAGTTGCATTTCTGGATTGCAGCAGTGCAGAGAGAGGAGGGCTGTTGGACCCCGCTGAGGTTCCCCAACTCCAGTGGTAAGATCCCGCCGATGTTCCTCCCCCTCTTAATTTTTGCGCAGTGCACTACTTACTTTGTTTATGCAATGCTGTCTGGATGGATGTACATATGTCTGCTCTGTGTGCTGGATCATTTGAGAAACCAGAAGATTGATCAACATTTTATTTTCGTCTTAGGGCCGACCCCATTTCCAGCTCGCCGCGTGTGTATGGTAGGAAGCAGTGGCGTGCCGTGTGCAAGGTGCTCGGCAACGACAATCTCCTCGCTGAGATCCTCGTCCGCCTCCCTCCCAAGCCGTCCTCTCTCCCCCGCGCGTCCGCCGTGTGCAAGCGCTGGCGCGGCATCCTCTCCGACCCCGAGTTCCTCAAACGCTTCCGCAAGCACCACCGCAAGCCTCCTCTGCTCGGCTTCTTTGAAGGGTATGCCAACCGCTTTGCTCCCGTCATGGACTCGCCCGACCGTATCACTGCCTCCTGCTTCTCCATGCCCAAGAGCAGCACGCGCTACAACGACCATCGAGAATACATGGGCTGCCGCCACGGCCTTGCTGTTCTGGTCAACAAGCAGGAGCGCAAGACCTTCGTGTGGGACCCCCTCACTGGCCGACAGCACAGCGTGGATTTTCCGCCCGGGCTAGATGACGCCTTTGCGGGGAATTTCTGTATGTGGCGCGGCGCGGTGTTGTGTGCTGATGCTGAAGATGGGCATGTGCACGGAGATTGCTTCTCGAGTCCGTTTAAATTGGTCTTGCTCTGCTGCGGTGGATACAATACACAGGCATTTTGCTCTGTCTATGACTCGGTGTCTGGTGTTTGGGGAGGTGTTTTCTCGACCGCAATATCGCGTACAATTTCTCTGTTAAGGCCCAGTATCCTGGTCGGTGACGCACTTTGCTGGCTGATTTCTGGAGGT is drawn from Triticum dicoccoides isolate Atlit2015 ecotype Zavitan chromosome 6B, WEW_v2.0, whole genome shotgun sequence and contains these coding sequences:
- the LOC119322690 gene encoding uncharacterized protein LOC119322690 isoform X3, with the translated sequence MSGAAGELTAPPPRRRRSGRAAQREETAPLLDPAAEAPQGRGAERGGLLDPAEVPQLQWADPISSSPRVYGRKQWRAVCKVLGNDNLLAEILVRLPPKPSSLPRASAVCKRWRGILSDPEFLKRFRKHHRKPPLLGFFEGYANRFAPVMDSPDRITASCFSMPKSSTRYNDHREYMGCRHGLAVLVNKQERKTFVWDPLTGRQHSVDFPPGLDDAFAGNFCMWRGAVLCADAEDGHVHGDCFSSPFKLVLLCCGGYNTQAFCSVYDSVSGVWGGVFSTAISRTISLLRPSILVGDALCWLISGGDILVFDFKCQSLDVIEKPAFCYVTDGCFQILRMEGGGLGLAVLLDLTIQLWERKSNSDGVVGWVLLKKTIPLEGMVPRGMNSVRFVGYDEDTNVIVLTSMTGNFTLQLDSMQIKHIVKRNNICYDPFYPYTNFYTAARQGSRSGRGESGTNCDRTRSANILPWSNNLAGSGS